The following nucleotide sequence is from Actinomycetota bacterium.
CCACGGTCACCGCCGCCCGGATCGCCCGGCTGTTCGCTCTGCTTTTGATGGGCACCGGCCTTTTGTGGCTCGTTGTGGGTTCGCCGGTCAGCGCGGTCTGGTCCCTGGTCATGGGGTGGTTCCTGCTGCAGGCCGCGGAGGCGGAGAAGAACTACGCCCTGGTCAGCCAGGCGTTCCAGGACCTCACCGTCCGCAACCTGATGACCCGGGACCCGGTGATGTTCCGTTCCGACACCTCGGTCGACGAATTCCTGAACCTCGCCCGGGTCACGCCGCACTCGGTCTACCCGGTGGTCGACGACGGGGATCTGAAGGGGATGCTTCCGCTGCGCGTCGCCGCGGCGGTGCCGGCGGGGGCCAGGGTCGAGACCAGGATCGCCGACATCATGGTCGAAACGATGGCCCTGGACGGGTCTTCCCAGGTGGTCGACGTCATCGACCAGCTCCGGATGCCGCCCGGCCGGGCCGCCGTGCTGGAGGGCAGCCGGGTTGCCGGAATCCTCTCCATCTCCGACGTTGCCCGCTCTTTGCAGACCCGGCAGCCGAGACAGGGTCAGTCCCCCCGAAAAAAGCGCAATCTTGGGGTGATATTGGGCGCATTGGCGGTGGTCCTGCCGATCGCGGCGGCCCTGTACAAGCCCCCGGTGATGATCATCGCCCCGGCGCCGCCGGTCGACGTCACCAAGGACGTGGAGATCGACGGCGTGCCGGTGACCGACCTCAGCGGCAGCTACCACCTGGTGGCCGTCACGATCACCCAACCGAACGCCCTGCGGGCGGCCGCCTCGTACTTCAACGACGAGGTGGACATGCTTCCCCTGACCGAGGTGCTGCCGGCGAACGTATCCCAGGAGGTGTACCTGCGCAGCCAGCGCCGGGTGTTCGAGGAGAGCCAGAAGTCGGCCGCCGCAGCAGCCGCCGAGGCGGTGGGCATGGAGGTGACGACCAACGGCTCGGGGGCGCAGATCATCGACGTCGTGAAGGACTCGCCGGCCGACGGGAAGCTTAAGGTGAACGACGTGATCGTCGCCGTGGACGGCACCCCCATCAAGCTTGTCTCGGATCTCATCGGGTTCACCACGGTGAAACCGGTCGGCACGACGTTCGAGATGACCATCGAGAGGGGGTCCAGGACTCTCACCGTCCCGGTGACCAGCGGCCGGCTGAAAGGTTTCAACTCGACGAACACCGGCGTCGGGATCATCTCCACCACCAAGGACCTGGATGTGGATCTGCCGTTCGAGGTGAAGTTCAAGGACCGCAACATCGGCGGCCCGTCGGCAGGGTTGGTGTATTCGCTGATCATCGCGGACATGCTGGACGCCAAGGACGTCGCCCAGGACCGAAGGATCGCAGCCAGCGGCACCATTCAGCTGAGCGGAGTGGTCGGTCCGGTGGGGGGCCTCAAGGAGAAGTTGATCGCCGCCGAGGAGGCCGATGCCGACGTCTTCCTGGTGCCCGAGAGCGAGCTTCGGGAGCTGAGCCGGCCCGAAGAGGCGGTCACCACGGTCGGGGTCAAGGACTTGCCGGACGCGCTGGGCATCCTGAACGGCAACGCCTAGACGCGAGTGGATCCGGGCTGGGCCCGGATCCGTGTGCGGGGCCTGCCGCTGTTACTCGGTGGCGCGAACCTCGATGCGCTGCGGCCTGGCCTGTTCCATCTTGGGCACTTCGATGGTCAGCAGCCCGGCCCGCATGGTGGCGTCGATCTTGGTTGAGTCGCACTTCGGGGGGAGGGCAATCCGGCGCCCGAATGCGCCGTAGAGCCGTTCGACCCTGCGGTAGGTCTCCTTCTCCTGCGGTTCGGCAAACTTCCGCTCGCCCCGGAGGGTGAGGACGTCGTTCTCTACGGTGATGTCGACGTCGGATACGTCTATGCCCGGCAGCTCGACGATGATTTGAAACTTGTCGGGCGTCTCGAGAATGTCGGCGGCCGGCGACCAGGTTCCCTTCATCGCCGACTCGGCGGTTCCGAGCAGCCTGCTCACCTCGCTGCCCACCTGGAAAAGGTCCTGCAGGGGGTCCCAACGCCTTGCCACTGAAGCTTCCATTGCTGCTCCTCCTTTCGGGTTCATTGACCGTTTTCGAAAGATAAAACTTGATAGCAATCCTGTCAAGTTTAATGATGCGTATACCAACAGTATTGGGCTACGGATCTTGCAGTGTCGGGCACGTTGGGGGAGGATGGCGGCGTGGACGCCTTGCTGGAGACCGAACCCGAGACCCCGGCGGCGGCCCGGGCCCTGGTCGCGGCAAAGGTGGTCAGCCTTTTGGGGTTTCCGCTGATCCCGATGGCGGTCTACCTGAGCGGTCGTCACCCCGGCCTGGCCGGCGTGAGCTCCGCCGAGCAGATCGAACGCCTGGCGGCCCAGGCCACAGCGTGGGCCCAGGTGCACTTCGCCTTCAGCGTCGGAGGGTTCCTGGCACTGGCGGCCATCCTGGTGCTGCGCACCGAGGTGGCGAAGAAGGCGCCGGTGTTGTGGACCAACGCCGCAGCTGCGGTCGGAGTCATCGGGGCCGTAATCTTCACCGGGACCGTCCTCATGGAGGTCAAGGTGATCCCGGCGCTGTCCCGGGCGTGCGTAGCCTCGGCCGGGTGCCGGACGGCCGAGAACGCAGTCTTCACCGACGCCTTCGCCGACGAGGGCTGGCGGGTGCTCCCCGGGCTGACGGCCGGCGGACGAACGATGATGGTAGGCGTCGCCCTGCTGGCGATGATCGGGTTCGCCTACGGGTCGCTTCGCACCTGGGAGGCCGCGGCGATCTTTGGAGGGGCGGTTCTCGAGATCGGGACCAACACCGGGTTGCACCAGTGGGGCAACTTCAGCCCGGCCCAGGGGATGCCGGCTCTGGCAGCGGTGGCGATTCTTGTGGGAAGCCTGGGGGTCGCCCAGCGGCTGATCTGGCCGGTCAAGCCGGATATCGTTGACCCAGCTCCGATGGAAACGGCGCCGGCTGCGCCCCCTGCCGAACCCGGTTAGGCGGTTTCGTACTCGTAGATCCGGCGGTCCAGCTCCCGGGGCGAAATTCCAAGCATCTGCGAAGCCCGCTCGACGACGTCGGTCAGCTCGGTGTCGGGGACCCTTCGCTGCATCGCATCGCAGATGAAGCTGCGCAGGTGCGGCGCCGGCTTGATCGGACCGCAGCCCTGGCGGGTGAGGATGGCCTCGTAGACGTGCAGGTCCAGCCCTTTGACCCGGCCCATGAAGTCCCGGTACTGGCTGGAGCGCGCCCAGTGGTTCAGAAACTCCTGGTTGACCACGCCGCGGGCCTCGAAGTAGCGGATGAGGTTGCGCAGCTCCTTCACCCGGCGCGCAGCTTTGAAGCCCCACAGGGCCGAGCCGGCGTTGTGGTTGCCCTCGGGGGTGTCGGGGTAGCGGGCGAGGAACGCCTTCAGGCTCTCGAGGTCCCGGATCTCGTCCCACCAGCGGTCCCGGTAGCAAAGCAGGGCGGCGCGGACGCTCTCGGCCTTGGACCGGTAGTCGAGGACCGTCAGGAAAAGGTTCGTTACGTAGTCTGTCTGCACGTAGACGCCCCGTGCAGCGGGCAGGCCGCGGCAAAGATTCGAGAAGTCGCGGATTTCTTCTTCGGATACTCCCATAGCGTTCTCCGACCGATAATGAGACGCCCTGTTCGGGCGATCAGTATAGGAAGGGCTTGGGAGTTTTCCGCGTCTATCCGGAAAGAAACCGCTCAGATATCTTTGGTTCATGACCCGAGCCTTCTTCGACCAGATAGACGATGAAGTAAGGGGCATGGTAGGCCCGGCCCTGAGAAACTTCAACTCCGAACGCAACGGCCGTTTGATCAAGATCTGGTACTCGGACCCCGCCGTGCACTTCGAGGTTCAGTGGCTGTCCCGTACCTGGGCGCCGGGCCACAAAGAATGCCTGGAGATCGGCCTGCACTTAGAGTCGAAGGACGCCGAACGCAACGATCGGATCCTGAAGCGCCTGGTAGACGAGAGGTCCTCCTGGGGCGCCGAACTGGGGGCCGCCGAGACGGGAAAGGCGATCGGCCCAATGGCCTCCCGCTGGAGAAGGGTGTCCGAGGTGATCGAATACCCGGCCCTGGACGAGGACTTCGCCGGGGAGGTGGCAGAGAAGTTTTCGTCCTACATAAAGACGCTTCACCCGCTCATCTGAGCCTTACTACTGGTAGCTGTGCTGCTCGTCCGGGTAGGCGCCCGACTCGACCTCTTCCTTGAACGTCTGGACCGCTCCGGTGATCGTCTCCCGAAGGTTGGCGTAGGTCTTCACGAACTTCGGCGCATTTCCCGCTCCCATGCCCAGCAGGTCGGTGATCACCATCACCTGGGCGTCGCACCCCGACCCGGCGCCGATTCCGATCGTCGGGATGGTGAGCGACCGGCTGATCGCCGTGGCTACATCGGCGGGGATTGCCTCCAGGACCAGGGCGCAGGCGCCGGCCTTCTCCATGCTGAGGGCGTCCGACTGCAGGCGGTCGGCCGACTCCTGGGTGCGGGCCTGGACCCGGTAACCGCCCAGGGCGTGAACCGACTGCGGGGTCAGCCCCAGGTGGCCCATCACCGGGATGCCGTGGTCGACCAGCGTCTGGGTCAACTCCAGGCGGGCGCCCTCCATCTTCACCGCATGCGCGCCGCCCTCCTTCAGGAAGCGGACTGCGTTGGCGAAGCCGTCGGTGACCCGGCCCTGGTAGCTGCCGAACGGCATGTCGGCCACGACCATGGCGGTCTTCGTGCCCCGGACGACGGCCGCGGTGTGGTGCAACATCTGCTCCATGGTCACAGGCAGGGTGTTCTCGTACCCGAGTATCACCTGCCCCAGCGAGTCCCCGACGAGAATCACCGGGATGCCGGCCTCGTCGAGAATCGACGCGGTCAGGTAGTCGTAGGCGGTCAGCACCGTGAAACGTTTGTGCTCGCTCTTGTATCGGGAAAGGTCGCGGACGGTTACACGCATGGGGCTCCTCCTTTACGGTCCCGGGGCCATACGGCCTCCAAGCCTGCCTTCAGTTTAGCTCTCGATCCTTTTTCCGCCCTTGAGCGATATCATTGGAGTAACGACATTCGATTTCGGGCCCCGGACTCCGGCCCCTTTCCGACCAGCGAGGAAGACTTCAGTGACCATGAGAGTTGCCGTACTTTGTTGGGAAGAAAGCCGTCCGTGGGTTAGTGAACTGCGCCAGGGAGGGTTCAGTGTCCCGTGGGTGGAGGAGCCGAAGGGCGAAGCCCACCGCCAGGTGGCCGGCGTGGAGGCGGACCTGCTTCTGGTCGACCTGACCCGCCTGCCCGAGCAGGGCGTTGACATGGTGAGCATCCTGGCCGGCGAAGGTACGCTCGACGGTATACCGGTGGTCCTCGTGACCGGCACTGCGTCCGATGCCGAGGGCCTTTCGGAAAAGGTGGCCCACCTGACGGTCACTACGCCGAAGAAGATGATCTCGGCCGTGGAAGCGGCTCTGGCTCAGCGGTCGAAGATCTAACGACCCTCTCGGGGTTCGCCCCGGGGCGCTTTTGAGGCACCAGTCCCAACCATAGACCCATCAGTGTGCACCCCATCAGGTTGAAGATGAGGTCCCAACCCATGTTCTCCAGGCCGCCCACCTGCTGTTCCGGTACTGCGTAGATCGATGCGAACTCAACCACCTCGTTCAGTGCGCCGAGGCCCATGCCCATCAGCCCGGCCATCAGCGCCTTCCCGCCGGCCGGCGCATCGGCAACCGTCCTCAGGTCGAGGGCGAACCAGCAGGCGGCGGTTGCCACCGCAAACCCGATCATGTGGGTCAGCTGGTCGTAACGAATGACCCTGGGGATCAGCCAGATTCCGTAGACGATGCCGTTCTGGGACGACTCCCAGCCCACCAGCCCGCCGACCATGTGCATGAGCCCCCAGACCGACAGGCTCCACAGCAGCCATCCGGGGAGCGGCCTCCGGCGGTTGAGGGCGGCGACCACGACGAAGTCCAGCAGCACGATCACCAGGTAGGTGAGCGCCCGCACGGGAAACGGCCCGAACCCGAAAACCGTGAGCCCGACGGCGTAGACCGCGCTGAAGGCGGTGAACCAGGGGTGAGTGCGGACCAGCAGCTTCAGGGACTTCACGGGTTGTCTCCCGGTCCGGACCGCCGGCGGCGCACCAGCACAGCTATTCCGACGACGATCGCCAGGGCGGCGAGGAAAAGTCCCAGGACCAACAGCGGGCTTTGAGCGTCCCCGCCCGATCCGGTGCTGATGCTGGCGGGGTCCGAGCAGGCGGCGAGCAGCAACAGGAAGGCGAACAGCAGGCGCCGGGGACCCGGCGTCACGCCTGGAGGGCCCCCCAGGGGATGCTGTAGGAGCGGATCCGGGACGAGGTCTTGATCGCCTTGTGAACCAGGCTCGCTGCGGTCAGACAATGCTCTTTTGCCTCCTCCACCCGGCCGGCGCAATCCAGTTGCATATCGTGCAGGAAGAACCCATCGACGGCCCGCCTTCGGCCGCCACTGAGCTCAAGGTACCGCAGTAGGTCGTAGCCGTAGTCGTGGGTGCGGCAGGCGGCGGCAAAGTCGAAGTCCGCCGTGGTGGCAGGCAACGACCCCGAGGAGCAGGCGCCCTTCGGGTCGGTCATCCGGAGGCCTCCGGGGACCTCGACGAGCTCCGGTTGGTACGGGAACCCCTCGGGCGGACACGCCCGGCCGATCAAGTAGTCGGCCATCTTCGGGCTCTCTATGACGGCGCAGGCCGCTTGTGCGGGCTCCAACGCCGGGCCGAACGGCAGCCGGTCGGGGCTCCCGGCGACCGGAGCAGGAATCAGCGGCTCGCCGGCGGCTGCGAATGCAGAGCCTTCAAACAGGAGCATCGCCGAGATGGCGGCAGCGAATAAGCGGATGGCCGGACGAGTGATCGACTGCCGCATACCTAGCGGG
It contains:
- a CDS encoding phospholipase A2; its protein translation is MLLFEGSAFAAAGEPLIPAPVAGSPDRLPFGPALEPAQAACAVIESPKMADYLIGRACPPEGFPYQPELVEVPGGLRMTDPKGACSSGSLPATTADFDFAAACRTHDYGYDLLRYLELSGGRRRAVDGFFLHDMQLDCAGRVEEAKEHCLTAASLVHKAIKTSSRIRSYSIPWGALQA
- a CDS encoding PDZ domain-containing protein — protein: TVTAARIARLFALLLMGTGLLWLVVGSPVSAVWSLVMGWFLLQAAEAEKNYALVSQAFQDLTVRNLMTRDPVMFRSDTSVDEFLNLARVTPHSVYPVVDDGDLKGMLPLRVAAAVPAGARVETRIADIMVETMALDGSSQVVDVIDQLRMPPGRAAVLEGSRVAGILSISDVARSLQTRQPRQGQSPRKKRNLGVILGALAVVLPIAAALYKPPVMIIAPAPPVDVTKDVEIDGVPVTDLSGSYHLVAVTITQPNALRAAASYFNDEVDMLPLTEVLPANVSQEVYLRSQRRVFEESQKSAAAAAAEAVGMEVTTNGSGAQIIDVVKDSPADGKLKVNDVIVAVDGTPIKLVSDLIGFTTVKPVGTTFEMTIERGSRTLTVPVTSGRLKGFNSTNTGVGIISTTKDLDVDLPFEVKFKDRNIGGPSAGLVYSLIIADMLDAKDVAQDRRIAASGTIQLSGVVGPVGGLKEKLIAAEEADADVFLVPESELRELSRPEEAVTTVGVKDLPDALGILNGNA
- a CDS encoding DUF2238 domain-containing protein; the protein is MKSLKLLVRTHPWFTAFSAVYAVGLTVFGFGPFPVRALTYLVIVLLDFVVVAALNRRRPLPGWLLWSLSVWGLMHMVGGLVGWESSQNGIVYGIWLIPRVIRYDQLTHMIGFAVATAACWFALDLRTVADAPAGGKALMAGLMGMGLGALNEVVEFASIYAVPEQQVGGLENMGWDLIFNLMGCTLMGLWLGLVPQKRPGANPERVVRSSTAEPEPLPRPRSSSSA
- a CDS encoding Hsp20/alpha crystallin family protein, which gives rise to MEASVARRWDPLQDLFQVGSEVSRLLGTAESAMKGTWSPAADILETPDKFQIIVELPGIDVSDVDITVENDVLTLRGERKFAEPQEKETYRRVERLYGAFGRRIALPPKCDSTKIDATMRAGLLTIEVPKMEQARPQRIEVRATE
- the panB gene encoding 3-methyl-2-oxobutanoate hydroxymethyltransferase; the protein is MRVTVRDLSRYKSEHKRFTVLTAYDYLTASILDEAGIPVILVGDSLGQVILGYENTLPVTMEQMLHHTAAVVRGTKTAMVVADMPFGSYQGRVTDGFANAVRFLKEGGAHAVKMEGARLELTQTLVDHGIPVMGHLGLTPQSVHALGGYRVQARTQESADRLQSDALSMEKAGACALVLEAIPADVATAISRSLTIPTIGIGAGSGCDAQVMVITDLLGMGAGNAPKFVKTYANLRETITGAVQTFKEEVESGAYPDEQHSYQ